The Pseudodesulfovibrio senegalensis nucleotide sequence GTGGAACTGCATACCCATGACCGGTCGCGATTCATGGGCAACGATCATGGGAACGCCCGCATCGTTGGCGGCCGCAACGCGCAGTCCCTTTCCCACTGTGGAGCAGTACAGGGAATGATAGCGGGCCACGCTCATGGTCCGGTCATTATAACGGATGGTATCGGTCTTGCCGTGCACGCAATCCGCCAGCCGGTCCACGCTGCCGCCGAAATGGACGTTGATGATCTGCATGCCCAGGCACACGCCCAGCACGGGCAGCCCGGAATCCATGACCGCGCCGTATCCCGCGTAATCACGGGGCGCACCCGGTCCCGGGGAAATGACGATCATGTCCCACGAATCGAATTTGCGGGGCATGGACGAATGGCCGAGCACGTCCACGCGCACGTCAGCGCAGGCCTGCCGAACCGCACGGACCAGCAGATGCTCAAGA carries:
- a CDS encoding aminodeoxychorismate/anthranilate synthase component II; this translates as MRILLIDNNDSFTRNLEHLLVRAVRQACADVRVDVLGHSSMPRKFDSWDMIVISPGPGAPRDYAGYGAVMDSGLPVLGVCLGMQIINVHFGGSVDRLADCVHGKTDTIRYNDRTMSVARYHSLYCSTVGKGLRVAAANDAGVPMIVAHESRPVMGMQFHPESFLTEHGEYFIHDALQRIVRS